A portion of the Celeribacter baekdonensis genome contains these proteins:
- a CDS encoding SCP2 sterol-binding domain-containing protein, whose amino-acid sequence MSDVITKAVDALNEKMGGGFDAGVAKFVIEGEGAIVVDAEGARASDDAADVTLTANLETFQGMIEGDVNPTAAFMQGKLSVDGDMGLAMQLGSALS is encoded by the coding sequence ATGAGCGACGTCATCACCAAAGCGGTAGATGCTCTGAACGAAAAAATGGGCGGCGGTTTCGACGCCGGCGTGGCGAAATTCGTCATCGAAGGCGAAGGCGCGATTGTCGTTGACGCCGAGGGCGCGCGCGCGTCCGATGATGCGGCCGACGTGACCCTGACCGCCAATCTCGAAACCTTTCAAGGTATGATCGAGGGCGACGTCAACCCGACCGCTGCGTTCATGCAGGGCAAATTGTCCGTCGATGGCGATATGGGTCTGGCAATGCAACTCGGCTCCGCGCTGTCGTAA
- a CDS encoding DUF4389 domain-containing protein, producing the protein MADPHEFDHVMPNMSSSKPKRLEEVQENIGARILFSVLIWMMMSFASTIIGFLAVLQAIVLLTTGKKPNARIAGFGTDVGIWFAKATRYITADSEEKPWPWSELD; encoded by the coding sequence ATGGCCGACCCGCATGAATTTGATCACGTCATGCCCAACATGTCCTCGTCAAAGCCCAAGCGGCTCGAAGAGGTCCAAGAAAACATCGGCGCGCGCATTCTGTTTTCGGTGCTGATCTGGATGATGATGAGCTTTGCCTCGACCATCATCGGGTTTTTGGCGGTGCTTCAGGCGATTGTGCTTTTGACCACGGGCAAAAAACCAAACGCGCGCATCGCCGGATTTGGCACCGATGTCGGCATTTGGTTTGCCAAGGCGACGCGCTACATCACGGCGGATTCTGAGGAAAAACCTTGGCCTTGGTCCGAGTTGGATTGA
- a CDS encoding LysR family transcriptional regulator — MDTSDVPIIDFRAARFDWTHARAFLVTAETGSFSAAARALNMSQPTLGRQVAAFEAELGVTLFDRIPRGLSLTPAGLDLLPHIRAMGVAATQAARVASGQATTLEGSVTLSVSEIVAAYYLAPVLNALRSSAPRLQIEVLVSNEAADLRRREADVAIRSFRPTQPDLIARKLRSEAVYLYAAKDYAATLGPDPAHADLSQAEFIGYDSGPRLRAALSEIGLEVAERQFMRLSNSHLVVADMVRSGFGVGILPERVAVQIGGLVRVGTYPPILYDLWAVAHRELRTSARIRALFDSLVQYITV; from the coding sequence ATGGATACATCAGACGTCCCAATCATCGACTTTCGCGCCGCCCGCTTTGACTGGACCCATGCGCGTGCGTTCCTCGTCACGGCGGAAACCGGGTCATTCTCTGCCGCGGCGCGCGCGCTCAATATGAGCCAGCCGACCTTGGGCCGACAGGTGGCGGCGTTTGAGGCCGAGCTTGGCGTGACACTGTTTGATCGCATCCCGCGCGGACTGAGCCTGACCCCGGCGGGGCTGGACCTGTTGCCTCATATCCGCGCCATGGGCGTGGCGGCGACACAGGCGGCGCGGGTTGCCTCAGGCCAGGCCACAACGCTTGAGGGCAGTGTGACCTTGTCCGTGTCGGAAATCGTCGCGGCCTATTACCTCGCGCCTGTGCTCAATGCGTTGCGCAGCTCCGCGCCCCGATTGCAAATCGAAGTGCTGGTCTCCAACGAGGCCGCCGACCTGCGTCGTCGCGAGGCGGATGTGGCGATCCGCTCCTTTCGCCCGACCCAACCCGACCTGATCGCGCGCAAACTGCGCTCCGAGGCGGTGTATCTCTATGCCGCCAAAGACTATGCCGCCACGTTGGGGCCGGACCCCGCCCATGCGGATCTCTCACAGGCGGAGTTTATCGGCTATGACAGCGGCCCGCGCCTGCGCGCGGCTCTCTCAGAGATCGGGCTTGAAGTGGCGGAGCGCCAGTTTATGCGCCTGTCAAATTCGCATCTTGTGGTGGCGGATATGGTGCGTTCGGGGTTTGGGGTTGGGATTTTGCCGGAACGGGTGGCCGTTCAGATCGGCGGCCTGGTGCGGGTCGGAACCTATCCCCCAATTCTGTATGATCTCTGGGCGGTGGCGCATAGGGAGCTGCGCACTTCTGCACGTATTCGTGCATTGTTTGACTCCTTGGTGCAATATATAACAGTGTAA
- a CDS encoding tetratricopeptide repeat protein, giving the protein MKALRQFLKCAVASGLFFAGIVVFCTSSAAFAADALRLNDLFDQLSQADPYEAGRIEQDIVLEMSRSGSDAMDLLLERGRAATQAGDFSGAIGHLTALVDHAPEFTEAYNARATAYFMAGLYGPALQDIGTVLTREPRHFGALSGLEVILEETGDEAAALEVLYKIHEIHPQMEGLNARIAALELVLGGTAL; this is encoded by the coding sequence ATGAAAGCATTACGACAGTTTCTCAAATGTGCCGTTGCGTCCGGGCTGTTTTTTGCCGGGATCGTTGTTTTTTGCACCAGCTCGGCCGCTTTTGCGGCGGATGCGCTGCGCCTGAATGATTTGTTTGACCAATTGTCACAGGCCGATCCCTATGAGGCCGGGCGGATCGAACAAGACATCGTGCTTGAAATGTCGCGCTCCGGCTCTGATGCGATGGATTTGTTGTTAGAGCGGGGCAGAGCTGCGACGCAGGCGGGCGATTTTTCCGGTGCGATCGGTCATTTGACCGCGCTTGTCGATCACGCGCCCGAATTTACCGAAGCCTACAACGCTCGCGCCACCGCCTATTTCATGGCGGGGCTGTATGGTCCGGCGCTCCAAGACATCGGTACGGTGCTGACCCGCGAGCCGCGCCATTTTGGCGCTCTTTCGGGGCTGGAGGTGATTTTGGAAGAGACTGGAGACGAAGCGGCAGCGTTGGAGGTGCTTTATAAGATCCACGAGATACATCCGCAGATGGAGGGGCTCAATGCACGCATTGCCGCTCTGGAACTGGTGCTTGGCGGAACAGCGCTTTAA
- a CDS encoding Gfo/Idh/MocA family protein produces the protein MSNPIRFGVLGGAKFALDHMARAIHEAEGAEFTALATSSLDKAAPFQAFCPRLKVFTDYDAMLASDEIDAVYIPLPNHLHVAWSLKALAAGKHVLCEKPIAMKAAEIDALIAKRDETGLLAAEAFMIVHHPQWARVKEMLAGGEIGDLIRVDVAFSFDNPDLDNIRNKPGTGGGAMGDIGVYAIGSVRYATGQDPEAITSTTITYENGVDVSSAFTARFAGFDYSAYVSMRMSPFQEVRFHGRTGVITVKTPFNAGTYGSAELQIRATNGVTRIETFPTVRQYVVQVENFVRSARDGADYPWSLENARGTQAMIDAVFDADQG, from the coding sequence ATGAGCAATCCAATCCGGTTTGGCGTTTTGGGTGGGGCGAAGTTTGCCCTCGACCATATGGCGCGGGCGATTCACGAGGCGGAGGGCGCGGAATTCACCGCGCTCGCAACCTCGTCCCTGGACAAAGCCGCCCCGTTTCAGGCGTTTTGTCCGCGGCTTAAGGTCTTCACCGATTATGACGCCATGCTCGCCTCGGACGAGATCGACGCGGTCTATATCCCTCTGCCCAACCACCTGCATGTGGCGTGGAGCCTCAAGGCGCTCGCAGCGGGCAAACATGTGCTCTGTGAAAAGCCGATTGCGATGAAAGCTGCCGAGATTGACGCGTTGATCGCCAAACGTGATGAAACCGGGTTGCTGGCGGCGGAGGCTTTTATGATCGTGCATCACCCGCAATGGGCGCGGGTGAAAGAGATGTTGGCGGGGGGCGAAATCGGCGATTTGATCCGCGTTGATGTGGCGTTTTCCTTTGACAACCCGGACCTCGACAACATCCGCAACAAACCCGGCACAGGCGGCGGCGCGATGGGCGACATTGGCGTCTACGCGATCGGATCGGTCCGCTATGCCACGGGACAGGACCCCGAGGCGATCACCTCCACCACCATCACCTATGAGAACGGTGTCGATGTGAGCTCGGCCTTCACCGCGCGCTTTGCGGGTTTTGACTATAGCGCCTATGTCTCGATGCGGATGTCGCCGTTCCAAGAGGTGCGGTTTCATGGTCGCACAGGCGTGATCACCGTCAAAACGCCTTTTAATGCCGGGACCTATGGCAGTGCGGAGCTACAGATCCGCGCCACCAATGGCGTCACCCGGATCGAGACCTTCCCGACCGTGCGGCAGTATGTTGTTCAGGTTGAGAACTTTGTGCGTTCTGCGCGCGATGGGGCAGACTACCCGTGGAGTTTGGAAAATGCACGCGGCACACAGGCGATGATTGATGCGGTATTTGACGCGGATCAAGGCTAA
- the rpoH gene encoding RNA polymerase sigma factor RpoH has translation MSSYTNLPAPSPEQGLNRYLQEIRKFPMLEPEQEYMLAKRWVDHEDSSAAHKLVTSHLRLAAKIAMGYRGYGLPQAEVISEANVGLMQAVKRFDPEKGFRLATYAMWWIRASIQEYILRSWSLVKLGTTSGQKKLFFNLRKAKARIGALEEGDLRPENVTRIATDLGVTEAEVVSMNRRMSGGDASLNATVGSDDEGSAQWQDWLEDENANTAADYEARDELESRRALLVQAMDVLNEREKDILMQRRLEDQPVTLEELSGRYDVSRERIRQIEVRAFEKLQNRMRELATKAGMETGVSEDA, from the coding sequence ATGAGCAGCTATACCAATTTGCCAGCCCCAAGCCCGGAACAGGGCCTGAACCGCTATTTGCAGGAAATTCGCAAATTTCCGATGCTGGAGCCTGAGCAGGAATATATGTTGGCCAAACGCTGGGTCGATCATGAAGACAGCTCGGCGGCGCATAAACTTGTGACGTCGCACCTGCGCTTGGCGGCCAAAATCGCCATGGGCTATCGTGGCTACGGCTTGCCGCAGGCCGAAGTGATCTCCGAGGCCAATGTCGGTTTGATGCAAGCGGTCAAGCGCTTTGATCCCGAAAAGGGCTTTCGCCTTGCGACCTATGCGATGTGGTGGATTCGCGCCAGCATCCAAGAATACATCCTGCGTTCGTGGTCCTTGGTCAAACTCGGAACCACCTCGGGCCAAAAGAAACTGTTCTTTAACCTGCGCAAAGCCAAAGCCCGTATCGGTGCGCTCGAAGAGGGCGATTTGCGCCCCGAAAACGTCACCCGGATCGCCACCGATTTGGGCGTGACCGAGGCCGAAGTGGTGTCGATGAACCGCCGGATGTCTGGCGGCGACGCCTCGCTCAATGCCACGGTCGGCAGCGATGACGAAGGCTCGGCGCAATGGCAGGACTGGCTTGAAGACGAAAACGCCAACACCGCCGCCGATTATGAGGCACGGGACGAATTGGAAAGCCGCCGCGCCCTTTTGGTTCAGGCGATGGATGTGCTCAATGAGCGTGAAAAAGACATCCTGATGCAACGCCGCCTTGAGGATCAGCCGGTGACGCTTGAGGAATTGTCGGGCCGCTATGACGTGTCGCGCGAACGTATTCGTCAGATCGAAGTGCGCGCTTTTGAAAAGCTGCAAAACCGCATGCGTGAGTTGGCCACAAAAGCGGGTATGGAAACCGGGGTCAGCGAAGACGCCTGA
- a CDS encoding M3 family oligoendopeptidase has product MRFTQPQFAQNMVFDANATGGDAAFGDLPEWDLTDLYPAPDAPEVKRDLDWIEEACLSFARDYEGKLADLDGAGMYDCILRNERISQVAGRLGSFAGLLYYQNTVDSTRATFFSDIQDKLTTYTAPMVFFSLEVNRIPDETIEAMLAHEGLSRYRPIFERMRKMRPHQLSDELERYEHDMSIVGASAWNKLFDETIADLKFTVDGKELGLEATSTLMMDQNRDTREAAAREMARVLGQNIKIFSRVHNTLSKMGEVEDRWRGMPTPQTGRHLSNDVEPEVVQALRDAVVAAYPKLSHRYYELKRGWLGYDKLQVWDRNAPLPMEETRVVDWDSARAMVMDAYAGFDPKMAEIAQPFFERGWIDAGVKPGKAPGAFAHPTVTDAHPYVMLNYLGKQRDVMTLAHELGHGVHQVLAAEQGELLADTPLTLAETASVFGEMLTFQKLLADTTNPAQRKVLLAGKVEDMINTVVRQIAFYDFECKLHEARKGGELTPEAIGHLWMSVQGESLGPAFDFMDGYDTFWAYVPHFVHSPFYVYAYAFGDGLVNALYAAYQEAPEGFQDKYFDMLKAGGSKHHSELLKPFGLDASDPKFWDKGLSMISGFIDELEAME; this is encoded by the coding sequence ATGCGGTTCACGCAGCCCCAATTCGCCCAAAATATGGTTTTCGACGCCAATGCCACCGGAGGTGACGCGGCGTTTGGCGACCTGCCGGAATGGGACCTGACCGATCTCTACCCTGCCCCCGATGCCCCCGAGGTCAAACGCGATCTCGATTGGATTGAAGAGGCCTGCCTGTCCTTTGCGCGCGACTACGAGGGCAAATTGGCCGATCTTGACGGCGCGGGCATGTATGATTGCATCCTGCGCAATGAGCGGATTTCGCAGGTCGCGGGACGTTTGGGATCGTTCGCCGGGCTTTTGTATTACCAAAACACCGTCGACAGCACCCGTGCGACGTTCTTTTCCGACATCCAGGACAAGTTGACGACCTACACTGCCCCGATGGTGTTTTTCTCGCTCGAAGTGAACCGCATCCCCGACGAGACGATTGAGGCGATGTTGGCGCATGAGGGCCTGTCGCGCTATCGCCCGATCTTTGAACGGATGCGCAAAATGCGCCCGCACCAGCTTTCTGATGAGTTGGAGCGCTATGAGCACGATATGTCGATTGTCGGAGCCTCTGCGTGGAACAAACTGTTTGACGAAACCATCGCCGATCTGAAATTTACGGTCGACGGCAAAGAGCTTGGGCTTGAGGCCACATCGACCCTGATGATGGATCAAAACCGCGACACACGCGAGGCGGCCGCCCGCGAAATGGCCCGCGTTTTGGGTCAAAACATCAAGATTTTCTCTCGCGTTCACAATACCCTGTCTAAAATGGGTGAGGTCGAGGACCGCTGGCGCGGAATGCCAACCCCGCAAACCGGACGGCACCTGTCCAATGATGTTGAACCTGAAGTCGTGCAAGCGCTGCGGGACGCGGTGGTCGCCGCCTATCCGAAACTGTCGCACCGCTATTACGAGTTGAAGCGCGGTTGGTTGGGCTATGACAAATTGCAGGTCTGGGACCGCAACGCGCCGCTGCCAATGGAAGAAACCCGTGTCGTCGATTGGGACAGCGCACGCGCCATGGTGATGGACGCCTATGCCGGGTTTGATCCCAAAATGGCCGAAATCGCCCAACCGTTTTTCGAGCGCGGCTGGATTGATGCGGGCGTAAAACCGGGCAAGGCACCGGGGGCGTTTGCCCATCCGACCGTCACCGATGCGCATCCCTATGTGATGCTGAATTACCTTGGAAAACAACGCGATGTCATGACATTGGCGCATGAATTGGGTCACGGCGTGCACCAAGTTCTGGCCGCCGAACAAGGCGAGCTTTTGGCCGATACCCCGCTGACTCTGGCGGAAACCGCCTCGGTCTTTGGCGAAATGTTGACCTTCCAAAAACTCTTGGCCGACACCACCAACCCGGCACAGCGCAAAGTGCTTTTGGCCGGAAAAGTCGAGGATATGATCAACACGGTCGTGCGCCAAATCGCCTTTTACGATTTCGAATGCAAGCTGCATGAGGCCCGCAAAGGCGGTGAATTGACCCCGGAGGCCATCGGCCACCTCTGGATGTCGGTTCAGGGCGAATCCTTGGGCCCGGCGTTTGATTTCATGGACGGGTACGACACCTTCTGGGCCTATGTGCCGCATTTCGTCCACTCGCCGTTCTACGTCTACGCCTATGCCTTCGGCGACGGTTTGGTCAACGCGCTCTACGCCGCCTATCAAGAGGCCCCAGAGGGCTTTCAGGACAAGTATTTCGACATGCTCAAAGCGGGCGGATCGAAGCACCATTCCGAATTGTTGAAACCCTTCGGGCTTGACGCCTCTGACCCAAAATTCTGGGACAAGGGTCTGTCGATGATCTCAGGGTTCATTGATGAATTGGAAGCGATGGAGTAA
- a CDS encoding DUF4386 domain-containing protein, translating to MLTPSPLLHTQLRRAGVAYVVIILAGMSSEMMFRAAALSSGEMSQTVSALRASTLLDCVMIGADIYVALTFYAVFRAVDPQKALFATVLRLMQGAVIAGSLMLQLCAIHAPDQAAWLMAAQADGYDLGLLFFALNTALMAQLLCHSGLLSPMTKRVLPPLLMTSALIYGVNSTLALLGSNFAEILAPSYAIPLVSESAFALWLLIAQPRRFETPPQS from the coding sequence ATGCTGACGCCCTCCCCCCTGCTTCACACCCAACTGCGCCGTGCCGGGGTGGCCTATGTGGTGATCATCCTCGCCGGGATGAGTTCCGAAATGATGTTTCGCGCCGCAGCTCTGTCGTCCGGCGAGATGTCACAGACTGTCTCGGCCTTGCGGGCCAGTACGCTTTTGGACTGTGTCATGATCGGCGCGGATATCTATGTCGCGCTGACATTTTACGCAGTGTTTCGCGCGGTTGATCCGCAAAAGGCGCTGTTTGCCACGGTGCTTCGGCTGATGCAGGGGGCGGTGATTGCCGGGTCTTTGATGCTGCAACTCTGCGCGATCCATGCGCCGGATCAGGCCGCTTGGCTCATGGCGGCACAGGCGGATGGCTATGATCTTGGCTTGCTGTTCTTTGCGCTCAACACCGCGCTGATGGCGCAGCTTTTGTGCCATTCCGGGCTCCTGTCGCCTATGACCAAACGGGTTTTGCCCCCTTTGCTCATGACCTCGGCGCTGATCTATGGCGTCAACAGCACGCTGGCGCTTTTGGGCTCAAACTTTGCCGAAATCCTCGCACCCAGCTACGCCATTCCCTTGGTGTCTGAGAGTGCCTTCGCCCTCTGGTTGTTGATCGCACAGCCTCGGCGCTTTGAAACGCCGCCTCAGAGCTGA
- a CDS encoding DUF6476 family protein has translation MSDPIELDPKDMAGLTLLRRLVTGLLVVMICGFLVLIGLLVTRFPDMNAPSTPAISFDLPETITLPKGATATAFTRGDDWLAIVTDDAIMIYDAETGALRQTVMLK, from the coding sequence ATGAGTGATCCGATTGAGTTGGACCCAAAAGACATGGCGGGATTGACGCTGTTGCGTCGGCTGGTCACCGGGCTTTTGGTCGTGATGATTTGCGGGTTTCTAGTCCTGATTGGACTGCTTGTCACCCGTTTCCCTGACATGAATGCGCCAAGCACGCCTGCGATCTCTTTTGATCTGCCAGAAACGATCACTTTGCCCAAGGGCGCAACCGCCACCGCCTTTACCCGTGGAGACGACTGGCTGGCGATCGTCACCGATGATGCGATCATGATTTACGACGCCGAGACTGGAGCGTTGCGCCAGACGGTGATGCTGAAATAA
- a CDS encoding alpha/beta fold hydrolase, whose product MTEHAPYFADMAEGPEGGSAYWLTTSDGVRIRAGLWPYQGEGACKGTVFILPGRTECIEKYGRGAADLAARGFASLAIDWRGQGIADRLLADRSIGHVGTFPDYQKDLDAVMALAEAQNMPKPWFIVGHSMGGAIGLRALMQGKPFLAAGFSAPMWGIGLTPIQKAMVRFLSPVMHALGLQNRRAPGTKAETYMLWHPFEDNLLTSDAEMYRYMTDQIIAQPDLGLGGPSTHWVTEAIAENDWASAQHLPDVPVLCFLGTDEKIVNTTAVKDLAARWPSCALVPVSHGRHEIPMENPAARALFYDRLAAVFAAQSA is encoded by the coding sequence ATGACGGAACACGCCCCCTATTTCGCAGATATGGCCGAAGGGCCTGAGGGTGGGTCGGCCTATTGGCTGACCACATCGGATGGGGTGCGCATCCGCGCCGGGCTTTGGCCCTATCAGGGGGAGGGTGCGTGCAAAGGCACCGTGTTCATCCTGCCGGGCCGGACCGAATGCATTGAAAAATATGGGCGCGGTGCGGCGGATTTGGCCGCCCGCGGCTTTGCGTCCCTGGCGATTGATTGGCGCGGTCAGGGCATTGCTGATCGGCTTTTGGCGGATCGTAGCATTGGCCATGTTGGCACTTTCCCGGATTATCAAAAAGACCTTGATGCGGTGATGGCCTTGGCTGAGGCGCAGAACATGCCGAAACCGTGGTTCATCGTCGGACATTCGATGGGCGGCGCCATTGGTTTGCGCGCCTTGATGCAGGGAAAGCCCTTTTTGGCCGCAGGATTTTCCGCACCGATGTGGGGGATCGGCCTGACACCGATCCAAAAGGCCATGGTGCGCTTTCTCTCGCCGGTGATGCACGCGCTTGGCCTGCAAAACCGCCGGGCACCGGGCACAAAGGCCGAAACCTACATGCTCTGGCATCCGTTTGAGGACAATCTTTTGACCTCCGACGCTGAGATGTACCGTTATATGACCGATCAAATCATCGCCCAGCCCGATCTGGGCCTTGGTGGCCCCTCGACCCATTGGGTGACCGAAGCGATTGCCGAAAACGATTGGGCAAGCGCGCAACATTTGCCGGATGTGCCGGTGCTGTGTTTCTTGGGCACGGATGAGAAAATCGTCAACACCACAGCGGTCAAAGACCTGGCTGCGCGCTGGCCGTCTTGCGCGTTGGTGCCAGTGTCGCATGGTCGCCACGAGATCCCGATGGAAAACCCAGCCGCGCGGGCGCTGTTTTATGACCGTCTGGCCGCAGTTTTTGCCGCTCAAAGCGCCTGA
- a CDS encoding RluA family pseudouridine synthase, with translation MSVTTVAFVIADNPPKRLDKAIARDVPEEATLSRSRLAKLLAEGAITVNGVVATDQTGKIAAGDRVEITVEQAAEVEIVAEDIPLDVIYEDDDLIVINKPVGMVVHPAPGSPSGTLVNALMYHFGDNLSGIGGEKRPGIVHRIDKDTSGLLVVAKSDKAHQGLAKQFEKHTVERKYYALVYGMPDIMDPRLRGVKGVSFEGSNVMRITTMLGRHKADRQKQAVSFSEGRHAITRARVVETYGAPVQLCLVECWLETGRTHQIRVHMAHAGHGLVGDQTYGGRRKLNHKALSEVARDAVAAFPRQALHAAVLGFVHPVTGEDMLFEAPLPEDMQDLLDQL, from the coding sequence ATGTCTGTCACCACCGTTGCTTTCGTCATTGCGGACAACCCGCCCAAACGTCTTGATAAGGCGATTGCCCGCGATGTGCCAGAAGAAGCCACGCTGTCGCGCTCGCGCTTGGCAAAATTGCTGGCCGAGGGGGCGATCACGGTCAATGGTGTGGTGGCGACGGATCAGACCGGCAAAATCGCGGCTGGGGATCGGGTTGAGATCACTGTTGAACAGGCCGCCGAGGTCGAAATTGTCGCCGAAGACATCCCTTTGGACGTGATCTATGAGGATGACGATCTGATTGTGATCAATAAACCCGTCGGCATGGTGGTACATCCCGCGCCCGGCTCGCCGTCGGGCACCTTGGTCAATGCGTTGATGTATCATTTCGGCGATAACCTGTCGGGTATTGGCGGCGAAAAGCGCCCCGGTATCGTGCACCGGATCGACAAGGACACATCGGGGCTTTTGGTTGTTGCCAAATCGGACAAGGCGCATCAAGGCCTGGCCAAACAGTTTGAAAAACACACGGTTGAGCGCAAATATTACGCGTTGGTCTATGGCATGCCGGACATCATGGACCCGCGCCTGCGTGGGGTCAAAGGCGTGAGTTTTGAAGGCTCGAATGTGATGCGCATCACCACCATGCTGGGCCGTCACAAAGCCGATCGGCAAAAACAAGCGGTGTCTTTTAGTGAGGGCCGTCACGCCATCACCCGCGCGCGGGTGGTTGAGACCTATGGCGCGCCTGTGCAGCTTTGCCTTGTCGAATGCTGGTTGGAAACCGGGCGCACCCATCAGATTCGCGTGCATATGGCCCATGCCGGCCATGGTTTGGTTGGCGATCAAACCTATGGCGGACGGCGCAAACTCAATCACAAAGCCCTCTCAGAGGTGGCGCGTGATGCCGTCGCGGCCTTCCCGCGTCAGGCGCTTCATGCCGCAGTGCTGGGTTTTGTGCATCCCGTGACGGGAGAGGATATGTTGTTTGAGGCGCCTCTGCCCGAGGATATGCAGGATCTTTTGGATCAGCTCTGA
- a CDS encoding dipeptidase, translated as MIKWIGRGIGLLLVVAAIVFFGILPGIVEKGQNPVVAHAPYPISPEAQALHDRLIIGDLHADSLMWNRNLLKRGDRGQVDVPRLREGNVAVQVLTTVTKSPAGQNYDHNSTDARDNITLLAMAEMWPIKSWFNLTERGLYMADRLNSYAEKAPDQVHMILTKGDLDAVLEAHAGGSKVVGTLLGSEGGHVLEGEIENLDRIYDAGFRLMGLTHFFDNALGGSLHGEGNAGLTPFGREVVSQMMDKHMILDLAHASPQMAQDVLAMVADRNIPVIVSHSGIHSHCAVKRNFEDDLMRAIATTGGVIGIGYWEDVTCDATPQGIARAIKAGIGAVGLITSRWDRILMVRWRPNLTSPNWQR; from the coding sequence ATGATCAAATGGATTGGACGCGGGATTGGGCTTTTGCTGGTCGTGGCCGCGATTGTGTTTTTCGGGATCTTGCCCGGCATCGTTGAAAAGGGTCAAAACCCGGTGGTGGCCCATGCCCCCTATCCGATTTCGCCCGAGGCGCAGGCGCTGCATGACAGGCTGATCATCGGCGATTTGCACGCCGACAGTCTGATGTGGAACCGCAATCTATTGAAGCGTGGCGATCGCGGTCAGGTTGATGTGCCGCGCCTGCGTGAGGGCAATGTCGCGGTGCAGGTGCTCACCACGGTGACCAAAAGCCCCGCGGGACAGAATTATGACCACAATTCAACGGATGCGCGCGACAACATCACCTTGTTGGCGATGGCCGAAATGTGGCCGATCAAAAGCTGGTTTAATCTGACCGAGCGCGGGCTTTATATGGCCGATCGACTGAACAGCTACGCCGAAAAAGCCCCCGATCAGGTTCATATGATCCTGACCAAAGGGGATTTGGACGCTGTTTTGGAGGCCCATGCCGGTGGATCAAAGGTGGTCGGCACCCTGCTTGGCTCCGAGGGCGGGCATGTGCTTGAGGGCGAGATTGAAAATCTGGATCGGATCTATGACGCCGGGTTTCGCCTGATGGGTCTGACGCATTTCTTTGACAACGCGCTGGGGGGCTCGCTGCATGGCGAGGGCAACGCCGGGCTGACCCCGTTTGGCCGCGAGGTGGTGTCGCAAATGATGGACAAGCATATGATCCTTGATCTCGCCCATGCCTCGCCGCAGATGGCGCAGGATGTTTTGGCAATGGTCGCGGATCGAAATATCCCCGTGATTGTGTCGCATTCCGGCATCCACTCCCATTGCGCGGTCAAACGCAATTTCGAGGATGATCTGATGCGCGCGATTGCGACCACCGGCGGGGTGATTGGCATTGGCTATTGGGAGGATGTGACCTGTGACGCCACGCCCCAAGGCATTGCGCGCGCGATCAAGGCCGGGATTGGTGCGGTGGGGTTGATCACATCGCGTTGGGATCGGATTTTGATGGTGCGGTGGAGACCCAATTTGACGTCTCCGAATTGGCAGCGGTGA